In Suricata suricatta isolate VVHF042 chromosome 14, meerkat_22Aug2017_6uvM2_HiC, whole genome shotgun sequence, one DNA window encodes the following:
- the AQP4 gene encoding aquaporin-4, which yields MSGRPEARQWGKCGPLCRRESIMVAFKGVWTQAFWKAVTAEFLAMLIFVLLSLGSTINWGGTEKPLPVDMVLISLCFGLSIATMVQCFGHISGGHINPAVTVAMVCTRKISIAKSVFYVAAQCLGAIIGAGILYLVTPPSVVGGLGVTTVHGNLTAGHGLLVELIITFQLVFTIFASCDSKRTDVTGSVALAIGFSVAIGHLFAINYTGASMNPARSFGPAVIMGNWENHWIYWVGPIIGAVLAGGLYEYVFCPDVELKRRFKEAFSKAAQQTKGSYMEVEDNRSQVETDDLILKPGVVHVIDIDRGEEKKGKDPSGEVLSSV from the exons taagtGTGGACCTTTGTGTAGAAGAGAGAGCATCATGGTGGCCTTCAAAGGGGTCTGGACTCAAGCTTTCTGGAAGGCAGTCACAGCGGAATTTCTGGCTATGCTCATCTTTGTTCTCCTCAGCCTGGGATCCACCATCAACTGGGGTGGAACGGAAAAGCCCTTACCTGTGGACATGGTTCTCATCTCCCTCTGCTTTGGGCTCAGCATTGCGACTATGGTGCAGTGTTTTGGCCACATCAGCGGTGGCCACATCAACCCTGCTGTGACAGTGGCCATGGTGTGCACCAGGAAGATTAGCATTGCCAAGTCCGTCTTCTACGTGGCAGCGCAGTGCTTGGGCGCCATCATTGGAGCAGGGATTCTGTACCTCGTCACACCTCCCAGTGTGGTGGGGGGCTTGGGGGTCACCACG gtTCATGGAAATCTTACTGctggtcatggtctcctggtggAGTTGATAATCACATTTCAGCTGGTGTTTACTATTTTTGCCAGCTGTGATTCCAAACGGACTGATGTCACTGGCTCAGTAGCCTTAGCAATTGGATTTTCTGTTGCAATTGGACATTTATTTGCA ATCAATTACACTGGTGCCAGCATGAACCCTGCCCGATCCTTTGGACCTGCAGTTATCATGGGAAATTGGGAAAACCACTGG ATATATTGGGTTGGACCAATAATAGGAGCTGTCCTCGCTGGTGGCCTCTACGAGTATGTCTTCTGTCCAGATGTTGAACTCAAACGTCGTTTTAAAGAAGCCTTCAGCAAAGCTGCCCAGCAAACAAAGGGAAGTTACATGGAAGTGGAGGACAACAGGAGTCAGGTAGAGACGGATGACTTGATCCTAAAACCTGGAGTGGTGCACGTGATTGACATTGACcggggagaggagaagaaggggaaagacCCGTCAGGAGAGGTGTTGTCTTCTGTATGA